One Onychostoma macrolepis isolate SWU-2019 chromosome 15, ASM1243209v1, whole genome shotgun sequence DNA segment encodes these proteins:
- the pxylp1 gene encoding 2-phosphoxylose phosphatase 1 isoform X2: MLARSRFMLVLVVGALLAVLSFSLQYLHLIPTNPVAEQRSLGKSRKRVNPVLHTDPPAPDPIRDTHQYCNYPNLTEHGWEGHSPADYRLLSVHVMIRHGDRFPLYSIPKTKKPAIDCVLSDKRKPSHPLLASFISHMALGGRGHWDASLGSLPRLPNHSTCEMGELTQTGVVQHLKNGDHLRQAYIKRHNLLTADWSPRQLWVETTGKSRTLQSGLAFLFGFLPRFDWSRLTVRQQWSTLFCGSSCDCPARNRYLDQEQRRQYRQRIADTELERTYVTMAKMLGVATKILRAANPVDALLCHFCHGLPFPCSSTQTTSNTPDEGACLTLQHFAVIRRQQKDDELERREAGLYRRYAVLAAHPYLNRTATQMERIAKTRKGKEEAVFALASAHDVTMAPLLSALGLEGAGFPKFAARLVFELWNGPEAKERKSDRKRGKWLENMFIRVLYNGEDLTFDTAFCRDHNRHSAQPLCPLGNFLSFVRNDMFNIVNATSYQQACHQIVL, from the exons ATGCTGGCACGGAGCCGTTTCATGCTGGTGCTGGTGGTGGGTGCGCTGCTGGCGGTGCTGAGTTTCAGCCTGCAGTATT TGCACCTCATTCCAACCAATCCGGTGGCGGAGCAAAGGTCACTTGGTAAAAGCAGAAAGCGTGTGAATCCGGTCCTCCACACGGATCCTCCTGCCCCAGACCCCATCCGAGACACTCACCAGTACTGCAATTACCCCAACCTCACCGAGCATGGCTGGGAGG GTCACAGTCCGGCTGACTACAGGCTGCTGTCGGTACATGTGATGATCCGGCATGGAGACCGTTTCCCTCTGTACTCCATCCCCAAAACCAAGAAACCCGCCATTGACTGCGTCCTATCAGACAAGCG AAAGCCCTCTCACCCCCTCTTGGCGTCCTTCATTAGTCACATGGCTCTCGGTGGGCGTGGTCACTGGGATGCATCGCTGGGATCTCTGCCCCGATTACCCAATCACAGCACCTGTGAAATGGGAGAGCTTACACAGAcag GAGTCGTACAGCACTTGAAAAACGGCGACCATCTTCGCCAGGCCTACATCAAGCGTCACAATCTGCTCACTGCTGATTGGTCGCCACGGCAGTTGTGGGTGGAGACTACAGGTAAAAGCCGCACCCTTCAGAGTGGATTGGCCTTCCTCTTCGGCTTCCTGCCACGTTTCGATTGGTCACGGCTGACGGTAAGACAGCAGTGGAGTACGCTGTTCTGCGGTTCCTCGTGCGACTGTCCCGCGCGCAACCGGTACCTGGACCAGGAGCAGCGCAGGCAGTATCGGCAGAGGATTGCAGACACGGAACTAGAGCGCACATATGTCACAATGGCGAAGATGCTGGGCGTGGCCACAAAAATTCTGAGGGCGGCCAATCCGGTGGATGCGTTGTTGTGTCACTTTTGTCATGGTCTCCCTTTTCCATGCTCTAGCACACAGACTACATCAAACACTCCGGATGAGGGGGCGTGTCTTACACTACAGCACTTTGCTGTGATTCGACGGCAGCAGAAAGATGACGAACTGGAGCGGCGGGAGGCGGGGCTTTACCGCCGATATGCTGTGCTCGCGGCGCATCCGTACCTCAACCGTACCGCAACGCAGATGGAGAGGATCGCCAAAACACGCAAAGGCAAGGAAGAGGCCGTCTTCGCTTTAGCATCTGCTCATGATGTAACAATGGCGCCTTTGCTAAGCGCACTTGGTCTGGAAGGGGCGGGATTTCCAAAGTTTGCAGCACGGCTGGTGTTTGAGCTGTGGAACGGACCGGAAGcgaaagagagaaagagtgatAGAAAACGAGGAAAGTGGTTGGAGAATATGTTCATTCGTGTTCTCTATAACGGAGAGGACTTGACCTTTGACACAGCCTTCTGCCGTGACCACAATCGACACTCTGCTCAGCCGCTGTGCCCTCTGGGTAATTTCCTGTCGTTTGTGAGAAATGATATGTTTAATATTGTCAACGCGACGAGTTACCAGCAGGCCTGCCACCAAATTGTACTTTAA
- the pxylp1 gene encoding 2-phosphoxylose phosphatase 1 isoform X1, with the protein MGFDAELKPVRGANTHTPAHARFNISRMSVAVRINQLTVILLSVHLIPTNPVAEQRSLGKSRKRVNPVLHTDPPAPDPIRDTHQYCNYPNLTEHGWEGHSPADYRLLSVHVMIRHGDRFPLYSIPKTKKPAIDCVLSDKRKPSHPLLASFISHMALGGRGHWDASLGSLPRLPNHSTCEMGELTQTGVVQHLKNGDHLRQAYIKRHNLLTADWSPRQLWVETTGKSRTLQSGLAFLFGFLPRFDWSRLTVRQQWSTLFCGSSCDCPARNRYLDQEQRRQYRQRIADTELERTYVTMAKMLGVATKILRAANPVDALLCHFCHGLPFPCSSTQTTSNTPDEGACLTLQHFAVIRRQQKDDELERREAGLYRRYAVLAAHPYLNRTATQMERIAKTRKGKEEAVFALASAHDVTMAPLLSALGLEGAGFPKFAARLVFELWNGPEAKERKSDRKRGKWLENMFIRVLYNGEDLTFDTAFCRDHNRHSAQPLCPLGNFLSFVRNDMFNIVNATSYQQACHQIVL; encoded by the exons ATGGGGTTTGATGCTGAATTAAAACCAGTACGaggtgcaaacacacacacacctgcacatGCTCGCTTTAACATCTCCAGAATGTCCGTCGCTGTGCGTATAAACCAGCTAACCGTTATACTTCTGTCTG TGCACCTCATTCCAACCAATCCGGTGGCGGAGCAAAGGTCACTTGGTAAAAGCAGAAAGCGTGTGAATCCGGTCCTCCACACGGATCCTCCTGCCCCAGACCCCATCCGAGACACTCACCAGTACTGCAATTACCCCAACCTCACCGAGCATGGCTGGGAGG GTCACAGTCCGGCTGACTACAGGCTGCTGTCGGTACATGTGATGATCCGGCATGGAGACCGTTTCCCTCTGTACTCCATCCCCAAAACCAAGAAACCCGCCATTGACTGCGTCCTATCAGACAAGCG AAAGCCCTCTCACCCCCTCTTGGCGTCCTTCATTAGTCACATGGCTCTCGGTGGGCGTGGTCACTGGGATGCATCGCTGGGATCTCTGCCCCGATTACCCAATCACAGCACCTGTGAAATGGGAGAGCTTACACAGAcag GAGTCGTACAGCACTTGAAAAACGGCGACCATCTTCGCCAGGCCTACATCAAGCGTCACAATCTGCTCACTGCTGATTGGTCGCCACGGCAGTTGTGGGTGGAGACTACAGGTAAAAGCCGCACCCTTCAGAGTGGATTGGCCTTCCTCTTCGGCTTCCTGCCACGTTTCGATTGGTCACGGCTGACGGTAAGACAGCAGTGGAGTACGCTGTTCTGCGGTTCCTCGTGCGACTGTCCCGCGCGCAACCGGTACCTGGACCAGGAGCAGCGCAGGCAGTATCGGCAGAGGATTGCAGACACGGAACTAGAGCGCACATATGTCACAATGGCGAAGATGCTGGGCGTGGCCACAAAAATTCTGAGGGCGGCCAATCCGGTGGATGCGTTGTTGTGTCACTTTTGTCATGGTCTCCCTTTTCCATGCTCTAGCACACAGACTACATCAAACACTCCGGATGAGGGGGCGTGTCTTACACTACAGCACTTTGCTGTGATTCGACGGCAGCAGAAAGATGACGAACTGGAGCGGCGGGAGGCGGGGCTTTACCGCCGATATGCTGTGCTCGCGGCGCATCCGTACCTCAACCGTACCGCAACGCAGATGGAGAGGATCGCCAAAACACGCAAAGGCAAGGAAGAGGCCGTCTTCGCTTTAGCATCTGCTCATGATGTAACAATGGCGCCTTTGCTAAGCGCACTTGGTCTGGAAGGGGCGGGATTTCCAAAGTTTGCAGCACGGCTGGTGTTTGAGCTGTGGAACGGACCGGAAGcgaaagagagaaagagtgatAGAAAACGAGGAAAGTGGTTGGAGAATATGTTCATTCGTGTTCTCTATAACGGAGAGGACTTGACCTTTGACACAGCCTTCTGCCGTGACCACAATCGACACTCTGCTCAGCCGCTGTGCCCTCTGGGTAATTTCCTGTCGTTTGTGAGAAATGATATGTTTAATATTGTCAACGCGACGAGTTACCAGCAGGCCTGCCACCAAATTGTACTTTAA
- the LOC131520346 gene encoding LOW QUALITY PROTEIN: NACHT, LRR and PYD domains-containing protein 3-like (The sequence of the model RefSeq protein was modified relative to this genomic sequence to represent the inferred CDS: inserted 1 base in 1 codon) produces the protein MSTKNAEDIMNPCTSFNGLNDFDQEGSDSLSVLSLKSDRSMQMPIHLSNKTHLPHLSLLDRSDSSGPSVLSMKSDRSMQMPIHLKNGSAPMEKSFAVSLQQDRSDSSAPSFLSMKSNRSMQMPIHLNGSPPLTLRGLLTKSCQDAVKTGSFHGEFIHQRDSQRPDVKIQRLKSEIKKKHLYIFEGFAKQGNPTLLNEIYTELYITESESEXISNEHEVRQIETQSRRAATEDTPIKCSDIFRPLPGQDKPIRTVLTKGVAGIGKTVSVQKFILDWAEGKQNQDVQLIFPLPFRELNLMKDKTLSLSDLLHVFFPETKEMEISSDKYKVLFIFDGLDECRLSLDFQSDVRLCDVSESASVDVLLMNLIAENLLPSALIWITSRPAAADLVPSECVHRVTEVRGFNEPQKEEYFRKRISDQSLADRIISHLKSSRSLFIMCHIPVFCWISAAVLEKMLSRAESGEIPKTLTQMYTHFLLAQICIKDMKYSEKKDKDKEMIFKLGKLAYEQLEKGNLIFYEDDLRECGIDVTEASVYSGLCTQIFREELGLYQGKVFSFVHLSIQEHLAALFVHLSFANSSKNVLEVGEAMESDINVVLKNATDKTLKSKNGHLDLFLRFLMGLSMESNQALLERFLIKRKVFPQDIVITIKYIKEMIKTSCPETSVLLFHCLNELHDHSLTDEIQKYMTSGKVNKEIQSQELGLALMYILMTSDEQFDEFELCKYGRSDIILGWLHPVIKLSTKAWLRDCYITKRGCLTLSTLLSSQSNVRELDLSHNNLEDSGVEILSAGVKNSCCAPPLIEEWFSNQPDKHDNQLGHDKFISLTAGLQDTECRLESLNLETCGVTKAGCVYLSKALSSNPSHLRVLDLSWNDIGDSGVKHLCASLVKMQCALETLRLNNCNITYESCIALAKILQIPSSLKELSLSKNKLQDSGVMLFSVGLHHPHCKLKTLSLKNCGVTEAGCVYLSKALSSNPSHLRELDLSCNDTADTGVKYLCEYSLVKSRCALETLRLSKCKVTHEGVTALTEALKSHPSRLKDIDLLENDLEESDLNVLSMILDNSSKKRSLR, from the exons atgtCGACAAAGAACGCTGAAGACATCATGAATCCCTGCACGTCCTTCAATGGACTGAACGA TTTTGATCAGGAGGGATCAGATTCACTCAGTGTTTTGTCTTTGAAGAGTGACAGATCAATGCAAATGCCAATTCACTTATCAAATAAAACACATCTTCCACATCtaag TTTGTTGGACAGATCAGACTCTTCTGGCCCTAGTGTTTTGTCCATGAAGAGTGACCGATCAATGCAAATGCCAATTCATCTGAAAAATGGATCAGCTCCAATGGAAAAAAG TTTCGCTGTCAGTCTTCAGCAGGATAGATCAGATTCGTCTGCCCCAAGTTTTTTGTCTATGAAGAGCAATCGGTCAATGCAAATGCCAATTCATCTGAATGGATCACCTCCACTGACACTAAG GGGTTTACTAACAAAATCATGTCAGGATGCTGTGAAGACTGGCAGCTTTCATGGAGAATTTATTCATCA gCGTGATTCACAGAGGCCTGATGTCAAGATTCAAAGAttaaaatcagaaataaaaaagaagCATCTGTACATTTTTGAAGGATTTGCAAAGCAGGGAAACCCAACACTCCTGAATGAGATCTACACAGAGCTCTACAtcacagagagtgagagtg agatcAGTAATGAACATGAGGTGAGACAGATTGAGACACAATCCAGGAGAGCAGCAACAGAGGACACACCGATCAAATGCAGTGACATCTTTAGACCTTTACCTGGACAAGACAAACCCATCAGAACTGTGCTGACAAAGGGAGTCGCTGGCattggaaaaacagtctctgtgcagaagttcatcCTGGACTGGGCTGAAGGGAAACAGAATCAGGACGTCCAGCTCATATTTCCACTTCCTTTCAGAGAGCTCAATCTGATGAAGGACAAAACACTCAGTCTTTCAGATCTTCTTCATGTCTTTTTCCCTGAAACAAAAGAAATGGAAATATCCAGTGACAAATATAAAGtgttgttcatctttgatggtctggatgagtGTCGTCTGTCTCTGGATTTTCAGAGCGATGTGAGGTTGTGTGATGTAAGTGAATCAGCCTCAGTGGACGTGCTGCTGATGAACCTCATTGCAGAGAatctgcttccctctgctctcatctggatcacctccagaccagcagcagctgATCTCGTCCCCTCTGAGTGTGTCCATCGAGTGACAGAGGTACGAGGCTTCAATGAGCCACAGAAGGAGGAATActtcaggaagagaatcagtgaTCAGAGTCTGGCCGATAGGATCATCTCACACCTGAAGTCATCAAGGAGCCTCTtcatcatgtgccacatcccagtgttctgctggatctcagccGCTGTTCTGGAGAAGATGTTGAGTCGAGCAGAGAGTGGAGAGATTCCCAAGACTCTCACTcaaatgtacacacacttcctgtTGGCACAAATTTGCATTAAAGACATGAAGTACAGTGAGAAAAAGGACAAAGACAAAGAGATGATTTTCAAATTAGGGAAACTGGCATATGAGCAACTGGAAAAAGGCAACCTGATCTTCTATGAGGACGACCTGAGAGAGTGTGGCATTGATGTGACAGAAGCATCAGTTTACTCAGGATTGTGCACTCAGATCTTCAGAGAGGAGCTTGGCTTGTATCAAGGGAAAGTCTTCAGCTTTGTTCATCTGAGCATTCAGGAACATCTAGCAGCTCTTTTTGTGCACCTGTCCTTCGCAAACAGCAGTAAAAATGTGCTTGAAGTGGGTGAAGCAATGGAATCAGATATTAATGTTGTACTCAAAAATGCAACtgataaaactttaaaaagtaaGAATGGACATCTTGATCTCTTTCTTCGCTTTCTTATGGGACTTTCAATGGAGTCAAATCAGGCTCTTCTAGAAAGGTTTTTGATAAAAAGAAAAGTCTTTCCCCAGGACATAGTGATTACTATTAAGTATATTAAGGAAATGATAAAAACAAGTTGTCCAGAAACAAGTGTCCTTCTGTTCCACTGTCTAAATGAACTTCATGATCATTCTCTAACTGATGAAATCCAAAAGTACATGACCTCGGGAAAAGTTAACAAAGAAATCCAGTCCCAAGAACTTGGGTTGGCTCTGatgtacattttaatgacaTCAGATGAGCAGTTTGATGAGTTTGAACTATGTAAATATGGTAGATCAGACATAATCCTTGGCTGGCTGCATCCCGTGATCAAGCTGTCTACCAAGGCCTG GTTGCGTGACTGTTATATCACAAAAAGAGGCTGTTTAACACTGTCTACGCTTCTTTCATCACAATCCAATGtgagagagctggacctgagCCACAACAACCTGGAGGACTCAGGAGTGGAAATACTCAGTGCAGGAGTAAAGAACTCGTGCTGTGCACCACCATT AATTGAGGAATGGTTCAGCAATCAGCCAGATAAACATGATAATCAGCTTGGGCATGATAAATTCATAAGTCTCACTGCTGGACTACAGGACACAGAGTGTAGACTGGAATCTTTGAA TCTGGAGACCTGTGGAGTAACAAAAGCAGGTTGTGTTTACCTGAGCAAAGCTCTGAGTTCAAACCCTTCACATCTGAGAGTGCTGGACCTGAGCTGGAACGACATAGGAGACTCTGGAGTGAAACATCTCTGTGCTTCTCTAGTGAAAATGCAATGTGCATTGGAAACACTAAG GTTAAATAACTGTAACATAACATACGAAAGTTGTATAGCATTGGCTAAAATACTACAAATACCTTCAAGCCTGAAAGAGCTCTCTCTAAGCAAGAATAAGCTCCAGGACTCAGGTGTGATGCTCTTCTCTGTTGGACTGCATCATCCTCACTGTAAACTGAAGACACTCAG TCTGAAGAACTGTGGAGTAACAGAAGCAGGCTGTGTTTACCTGAGCAAAGCTCTGAGCTCAAACCCTTCTCat